The proteins below come from a single Halobacillus salinarum genomic window:
- a CDS encoding dihydroorotate dehydrogenase electron transfer subunit, with protein MQREWMRIVKHTEVARDTYQLILNGDVAQHVREPGQFVHVQVSQEYFLRRPVSIADVNQDESTITLLYKVMGKGTNALTGKKAGDFIDVLGPGGKGFPLHDLNTQQALLIGGGIGVPPLHYLGKKLKEKGVQVTSVLGFQTKEDAFYVEKFKELGKVFVTTNDGSLGTKGFVTNVLPDLKDRIDTFFSCGPTVMLRAVKEEMCDVPGYISIEERMGCGIGACFACVVESNDDQGYRKICCDGPVFRPDEVILP; from the coding sequence ATGCAGCGAGAATGGATGAGGATAGTAAAGCACACGGAAGTAGCTCGCGATACCTATCAGCTCATTCTTAACGGTGATGTGGCACAGCACGTTCGTGAGCCTGGTCAATTCGTACACGTGCAGGTAAGCCAGGAATATTTTCTAAGGCGGCCGGTTTCTATTGCTGATGTAAATCAAGACGAAAGCACGATAACACTGCTTTATAAAGTCATGGGCAAAGGTACAAATGCGCTTACAGGAAAAAAAGCAGGAGATTTCATTGATGTTCTAGGTCCAGGGGGCAAAGGATTTCCGCTTCACGACCTTAACACTCAACAAGCACTCTTGATTGGGGGAGGAATTGGAGTGCCTCCCCTGCACTACTTAGGGAAAAAGCTGAAGGAAAAAGGTGTTCAGGTGACTTCTGTGCTCGGTTTTCAAACGAAAGAGGATGCATTTTATGTAGAGAAGTTTAAGGAATTAGGCAAGGTTTTTGTCACAACCAATGATGGCAGCCTGGGCACGAAAGGATTTGTGACGAACGTTCTGCCTGATCTTAAAGACAGGATAGACACATTTTTTTCCTGCGGACCTACAGTGATGCTTCGTGCGGTAAAGGAAGAAATGTGTGATGTCCCTGGTTACATCTCCATTGAAGAACGGATGGGGTGCGGAATTGGAGCATGTTTTGCTTGCGTTGTAGAATCAAATGACGACCAGGGCTATCGGAAGATTTGCTGCGATGGCCCGGTCTTTCGTCCGGATGAGGTGATCCTGCCATGA